From the genome of Candidatus Angelobacter sp.:
CGCGATGCTCCGGCCGTGATCGGCCTCTCGCAATATCCGAATCTTCTCCTCCGTCGTACAATGCTTGCCCTTCATTGTCTGGTCCTTTCTTGCGGCCCAGACTAACACATCACCCGGCCTGAAAAAGTCGAGTCACGTCACTGTTAGGAAATCAAGCAGAAATGCGGAATCCTTAGGAAAAGATGGTCGGGGCGGTGAGATTCGAACTCACGACCTTCTGAACCCCATTCAGACGCGCTACCAGGCTACGCTACGCCCCGGACCATGCCACGCCGCCTCCCGCGACGACGCGCCATGGATAGTATTGCGGGGGGAGTCGAATTCAACAACTTTTCCAAAAGCTCACGCGGCCTTGATCACGACCGCAGTCACGTCGTCCAGTTGAGGTGTGTTCTGCGCGAACTGGCGCACCGCCGCATACAGCGCGTCCACAATTTCCCGCGCGGCCTTCCCGCGGTTCGCCCGGACGACTTCAAGGATTCGTTCGGTCCCGAAAATCGTTTCGTCCGGTGACATCGCCTCTTCGATTCCGTCGGTCAGCAGCAGAAGAATGTCGCCCGGCGACAGGCTGGATTCGGCGGCTTTCGGAAAAACCGCGTCCGGCTTGATGCCCAACGGCAGCCCCGTGCGCGTGAGCTTCGCCTTGATGTCCCCCGACGCGCCCAGAACAAAGCCCGCCGGATGGCCGGCATTGGTGAATGCGAAGGTCCGCTTTCGCGGATCGACGCTCACCAGCAGCATCGTGATGAACCGCTCGTAGCCGATGTCCTCGGCCAGAATGCGGTTGGCGCGTGTGAGGATTTCTCCCGTGTCCTCGCGGTTGCGCGCAAGAATGCGCAAATACGCGCGCGTTTCAGCCATCAGCAGCGCGGGTCCGATGCCGTGGCCGGTCACGTCACCCACCACCACGCCGAGCCGGTCATGCAACATCGGCAGGTAATCGAAGTAATCTCCGCCCGTCGCTTCGGCGGCGTGAGAGACACCGGCAATGTCAAGCCCGGCCACGTTCGGCGCCGCCTTGGGAAACAGCCGTTGTTGAATTTCGCGCGCGACGCGGAATTGCTCCTCGTTTTCGCGCAATTCCTGTTCGGCGCGTTTGCGCTGGATCACACCGCCGAGCTGCGCGGCAATGGCCGAGATGAGTTTCCTTTGTCGCTCGTCCTGCTCGCGCGTCTCCATCAAGAAGAATTCGATCACGGCCACCACCTCATCGTCCGCCAGTACCGGAATGCCGACGCCGGCCTTGATTCCCATCTGGCCCGCAATGGCGACACGCGGGAAATTGGGATCACCGCCAACGTCGCGAACCCAGAGCGCCTGCTTCGATGACCACACCCGCCCCGGCAGGCCTTCGCCGCGCTTTAGGACCAGCTCCTCACTGGCAGCCCTGAATTGGTCCGAGCCATTGACTGTCGTGTACCACGCCGGGCTGCACTCCAGGTGCGAGGCGTCACTGCTGGGCAGCCAGGCCTGCCCCAGCGCCCAACCCGTCGCGTCGCAAATCGTCCGCAACACCAGCCCCAGTGCCGCGTCGAGGTCCTGCGTCTCGTTGACTGCGAGTGAAATGCTCTGCAACAACCTGCTTTCCTCCTCCGCCCGCTTGCGCTCGGTGATGTCGCGGATGAAGGCCACCATGTATTTGCTTCCTTGCAATTCGATGTTGGTGAAGCCGATTTCAACGAAGATTTCCCCGCCGCCCTTCCTCAGCCCGGTGGTTTCGGTGGGTTGACGACGCGTGCGGCCCCCGTCCGACTGCAAATTACGCCGGAGCCATTCGCCGGATTCGCGGCGGACCCGTTCGGCCAGGAGCAGCAAAAACAACTGACCCGACACCTCGCTCGAGGTGTAGCCGAAAATCTCCTCGATTGCAGGATTGGCGAACCGGATGATGCTTTCCTCATCAACCAGGACGACCGCGTCCGTGGAATTCTCCCAGAGCAGACGGTAGCGCTGTTCGCTCTCGCGCAACGCCTCCTCGGCCTGTCGGCGCGCGGCACGAATTCCGGCGTCGCGCAATTCCCGTTCGACCGCCGGGGGAAGGCGCGCCAGATTACCCTTCATCAGATAATCGTTCGCACCCGCCTTCATGGCCGCCACAGCCACATCCTCGCCGATGCCGCCCGAGATAATGATGAACGGCAGATCAAGCCCGCTCTCCTGCACAATTTTGAGCGCCTCCGGCGCGCTGAATGCCGGCATGTTGTAATCGGAAAGGATGATGTCCCATTGCTCGTCCACCAGGGCTGCGCGCAACGCCTCGCCGGTCTCCACCCGCGTGAACGCGGGTTGATACCCGCCCTGCTTCAATGTGTTGACCAGGATGCGCGCGTCGAACTCCGAGTCCTCCACGATCAACACCCGGAGCCGCGTTTTCTGTTGCGTCGTTCCCACAAAAGGTGGTTCAACCGTAACCTCGGGCGGCGTTTCTATGCCAGCAATTTTGCCGAGCGCATTACGGGAAGAGGCGTATCCGATAAAATCGCGCCGCGGCGGGTGGATTTGTGAAACTCTCGTCGTAGCTTTCGTTGGTGGAAACGGCCGCGCGCGGAAAATTCGTCCCCGGATAATCGACAAAGCCGGTGAGGAGGTTCGTCGCAACTTCGAGCTGGTATCGGTTGCCGATCACCGCGCTCCAGGAAAGACGGATCGCGCTGTCCGACGGCAAACTGATGTTCAGCCGGAGGGCTGAAGCGGCATCGCGCGGATCGGTGCCGGCCGACTGCTCCTGCGCGTTGGACATTCCGTCGCCATCGGGATCTCCGGTCGCGCCGTTGATGCCCACCGCCAGAGCCAGGTTAAGGCCGAAACGAAACTCCCACCCGTCGAGCAGCCCGTCGCCGTCCGAGTCCACACTTTGCGGATTCGATCCCAACGATTGTTCCTGATAATTGCTGAGGCCATCACCGTCGGGATCGCCATCGCGGCCATCAATCCCCGCGGCGGAAAGCGGATTCAGCGCGAACCTCACTTCCCAGCCGTCCAACAACCCGTCACCATCCGTGTCTGGATTCATCGGATCGGTGCCGAGCAATATTTCGTCTGCACTCGTCAGCCCGTCGTGATCTGTATCGGGATCCAACGCGAGCCGCACGCTGACGCCCTCCAACGCCACCGGGCCCTGGCCGACACCCGCCAATGAGTAGCCCAGAAATCCGGAATCGAGCTGCCGCGTCTGCGCATCGAAATCAGAGTTGAAGTCGGGTCCACCCACGACCGCCCCGATTTTGATCGTGTCGCCCGGTTGCAACCCGCCCAACTCCGCGAAGGGAATGGCGACCTTGATGAAGTCCGCGTTTTGTTCTCCGGGAATCGCGCCGCTCTGGGGTGAACGATTGAATTGCTGCAATCGCGCTCCGGCCACGTCGCTGATTTCCGCGTCGAGCCGGAAAACGCCCTGTCCGATGTTCAGCGCCAGGTTCGGCCTCGCAAAAAACCGGTACTGATAATCACCGTACTCGTCGCCAAGGATGCACCCGACGCCCGGGGTGAAATTCGCAAATGAAAGGTTTTGCAGGAAGTCCAGTCCATCCGCGCCCTGCCCGTCGGGATCAATGATCCCGTTGCCGATGCCGGTCATGTTGGTCACTCCCGTCTGGCGTGGCGATTCGATGAACAGAAAGATGTTGTTGCTGCCGCAGATCATCGCCTGCTCAAAGCCGACGTACAGATTGAGCGCGTCGTTGTCCACGAACGCCCTGCCGAGGCTGGAAAAACTTCCCGGCAATGTCGGAATTGGGGCGCCGGTGAAATCGAAACTCTGGCCGTGGATGTTGCCGTCGCCGTCGTCCGACGGCTTGGATTCGAGGAGGGGCGAATGCCAGGCGGCCTCGTAAACCTGGGGCGGCGGCAGGGCGCGCTGGATGGTCATCGAATCGAACACGACGCCGTTGGTGTCCAGCGCTTCGAGCCGCAACGTGTCACCGCTGACAGTGACCTCTGTGCAGTGCAGCGCGCTCCAGTACTGCGCGTTGAGGGGGTCGCGCTCGGCCAGCAGATAAGGCTCGAAACCGCCTCCGCCGGTCACGACCACATGAACGCCACTCATCGGCGCGAAACGCTCGAAGGCGTGGTCGTGACCGTTCAGAATGAGCTGAACTCCGTATTGCCGGGCGATGGGAAGGAGCACTCGCTGTAAATCCAGGCGATCATAGACCCCGCCGTTCGAATCGAACCGGTGCGGGCCGCACGTGTTCACCGGAATGTGGAAAAAAAGTATTTTCCACGGTTTGGACGTGGTCGCCAGATCGTTGGTGAGCCAGCGGTATTGAGTCGTGCCGTTGTCCAGATAATAATTCGGATACAACGCGTCCTGGACCCGCATCGGAACAAATAGCGCGCAGAAATGTACGTCACCGTGGTCGAACGAATAGAAGTGCTCCGTGCCGGTGGCCGAATTCGTCGGCAGATAAAACGTCTCCAAAAAGTGGGAGTCACCGGAGTAAAGGTCGTGGTTACCGAAGACAAAAAAGTAGGGCGTTGATTTCATATGCGGTTGATACACGCTCAGGCACCTCAAATCCGCGCGGTTGGTCTCGAACGACGGATAGATCACGTCTCCAACATGCAGCACCAGGTCCGGCGCGGTTTCCCGGATCACCCGGGCGATCTGATATTGCCCGATCGTGTCCCCGCCGCTGTCTCCGAGAACGACAAATCGGACCGGTCCGCTGGTTTTCAGGGTATGAAACGATTCGACGGCACTGGTGACAGGCTCGCCACCGTCCGAGCTGGAGGCGCGATACGAATACACCGCGTCCGCCGAAACATTGGTCAACGTAACAACGTGCGTGATGACAAGGTTGGTATCGACCACGACGTTCCCCAGCGCACTGTTGGTTCCCCATTCCAGTTTCGTGTCCGCGGGCACCAGTGTTTTCCAGATAATCTGCGCGCGGTCGCTTGATACATTTTGCACGAACGGGCCACGCGTGAAATTGGCCACCAACTCAGCCGCCAACGCGGCCGACGGGTCCTGCATGGAGGAATTGTGCAGTTCAATGGCGAGGACGTTGTCGCCTGCGACAAGAAGATTGGTGAATGCGGTAAGATTCACCTCTTCGCCCCAGGTCCGACCTGCCGGCGCTGCCGGCGTGTCGAAAGAGACTGTCGTGCCTGGCGCGAAACCCCGGCGCGCAACTTCGGTACCGTTAAGATAAGCAACAAAGCCGTCGTCGTAGTCGATGCGCAAGAGGAGCCACTTAACGCTCGATGTATCGGACAGCGTAAACCGGTTTCGGAAGTAAGCCGCCAGATAGTGCGAAGGCATGTCGGACAAAAGGACATCAGGATCGTAGAGTTGACCAACGCCAAAGCTGCCGATGACCGCGGGCCAGGCTGAATCGTCGAAATCAAGCTGCCGCCAGGCGGCGGCCTGCGCGGAAGGCGCGTTGGTGCCTTTGAAGCAGCGCCAGGGATCACTGACGCGCACCAGCGCCGCTTCCTGGGCTGATGCGAAGAAGGTTGTGACAACCAGAATCGCCAGCCATCGGAACAACATTCTTCTACGCTACGTTGGTCGGGCTGCGAGTCAAACCTTGTTGGACTGCCCGTGAACAGGTTTTTTCGAGTCGATGTTCACCGGGGGCTCACGAGATTCCCATTTGACTCGCGGTGCAGGACGGGACGATTATTACGCCGATAATTGAACCCAGGATGAACTTATGAAAACAAAGGTTTCCCGTCGTTCCGCGCTCGCCAAAATGGCCGGAGGCGCCGCGGCCGCCGCCGTGACCGCCCGCCTCGCGCAGCGAATGGCCGCCGCGGATGCCGCTGCCGGCAATACCCTCAAGGGTCACATCAACCACTCCGTCTGCAAATGGTGCTATCCCAAGGTGAACCTCGAGGACCTTTGTGTCGCTGGCAAAGCGATGGGGCTGCAATCCATCGAGCTGCTCGGGCCGGAGGATTGGCCGACGTTGTTGAAGCACGGCCTCACGTGCGCCATGGCGAGCGGCGTGGATGGGATCACCTATGGGTTCAACCGCCTCGAACATCACGACGATCTGATCAACAAGTTTGGCGTTGCACTCCCGAAGGCGGTCAATGCTGGCTTGAAAAACTACATCTGCTTCTCCGGGAACCGTGGCGGGATGTCCGACGAGCAAGGCCTCGAAAACTGCGTCATCGGTCTCAAACGCCTCATGCCCCTCGCCGAGAAACACAGGATTGTGATCTGCATGGAACTGTTGAACAGCAAGGTCGATCACAAGGATTACATGTGCGACCACACGAAGTGGGGCGTCGAACTGGTGAAGCGCGTCGGTTCCGAATACTTCAGACTGCTCTACGACATCTATCACATGCAGATCATGGAAGGCGATGTCGTGCGCACGATTCGCGATCACCACCAATACATTGCCCACTACCATACGGGTGGCGTACCAGGACGCCACGAAATCGATGACACGCAGGAACTGAATTACCCGGTGGTGATGAAGGCGATTGTGGGGACAGGCTTCAAAGGCCACGTGGCCCAGGAATTCATTCCGGCGCGTCCGGATGTTCTGGCGTCCTTGAAACAAGGCGTGAACATCTGCGACGTTTGAAGTCCCGCTACCGTTTCAATCCCAGCCCGAGGACTTCGCGGCAAAAGCGAATGCTGCGCTCCAGTTCGGCTTTCTGGAATTTCTGTTCCGCCGCCAACGCATTCCTGCCCCCGGAAACCTTGAACGGGCGGCGAGCTGATCCGGCTCTCGCGAGCGCGAGGAATCCGGCGAACTCACGCGGCCGAACGTTCGGATACGCCGCCCAGAATTCATCCTTAAGAAAGGGAATCGGTATCGGCCGGCCAGATATGGTTTCCAACTGGACGGGTGCGTTGGGACAAAGTTCGGCGTAACGCCTGAAGTAGCGCTTCCAATCCACGAGTCCATCGCCCATCGCAGTCCATTGCAGTGTCGCCCCGTCCGCCGTTTCCCAAACGGCCGAATCGCGGATGCCGGTCGTCAACGCATGCGGGCCGAGCTGCTCAAGATTGCGCAAGGGGTCTTCCAATGCCCACGTCGCGTTGCCGGAATCCATGGTCGCGCCGACGAATTCGTGTCCGGCATTTTCGATCAGAGTGACCAGTTCCCGCGCCTGTAGGTCGCCGGCGTGATTCTCGACGGCAATCTTCACGCCCGCGTCGAGCGCGGAACCACGCACCCGCTTCAACACCTTGACCGTTTCCGCCATGCGCGTTTCGATTCCGCCGTCGCTCCGGCGGTCATCAGCGTGCCCCAACACACAACGCGCGACGGGTGAGCCGACCAGACGGGCAATTTGAATGGTTCGCCGCAACTGCTCCTCGGCTGTTCCGCCGCGCGGATTGAACAGCTTTGATCCCGGGCAGACGCTCAACATGCCCGCATGAATTTCCAGACCGAGGTCATCCGCCTTGCGCCGAAGATCGCCCAGGTAACGCGTGTCGCGGCGATCAAACACGCCGGGATCAGACAGTAAGATAGAGTCCAGGCCGAGCGACGCGGCGTATTCGATCAACTGCGGCGCCTTCCATCCGAGCGCGCGGATGGAGTAGTTGTCGAATCCGAGTTTGAGCCTTGCCGGCATTTGTCTCTTTGTTTCGGCGGCCGCGCTGCAGTTGGAAAACAATAATCCGGGCGACGTCTCGATTTGTTGACTTTTGGACGCGGCCCTCTTATCAGACCTTCGTGCCTTCTACAACCACGTTCCGCGGTCGCGTCGAATTTGGCGCACATTTCAGTCCGCGCGAACGCATCAGCCATGTCCTGTTCGATTTTGACGGCACACTCTCCCTGATTCGCGAGGGATGGGCGGAGGTCATGGTGGCGATGTTTCTGGAGATGCTGCCGCGATCGGCGGGCGAGACCGAGGATGATGTCCGCCGGCTCATGACCGAGGACATCATGCGTCTCAACGGCAAGCAAACGGTCTATCAAATGATTCAGTTTGCCGGACGGGTAAAGGAGCGCGGCGGGCAGGCGCGCGAGCCGCTCTGGTATAAAAACGAATACCTCCGGCGACTCGAGTTGCGCATCGCCGCGCGCATCGAGGGTCTGCGCAATGGATCGTTGAAACCTGACCATTTTCTGGTCTTCGGCGCCCGCGCGCTGCTCGAGAACCTGAGCCGGCGCGGACTTTCCCTTTACCTTGCCAGCGGCACGGACGAACCTTACGTCCACCGGGAAGCGGGTCTGCTGGACGTCGCGCGTTATTTCGGCCAACACATCTATGGCGCAGTGGATGACTACAAGACGTTCTCCAAAAGAAGAGTCATCGAGCGCATCCTGGTGGAAAACAAAATCTCCGGCGAACAACTGCTTGCCTTTGGCGACGGCTACGTCGAAATCCAAAACACGAAGGAAGCGGGCGGGCTTGCCATTGCCGTGGCGAGCGACGAGGCAAACAATGGCTCCGGAAACGTGGACGAGTGGAAGCGCGAGCGGCTGCTCGGGGTGGGCGCGGACGTGATTATCCCAGACTACCGCGACGGTGAAGCGCTTTTGGAAATGATTTTTCCCGGATGACACCGGATCTGGATTCTCATGCCGAATTATCCGACTCCTCTTGATCTCAAAAGACTGAAAGTCTATCCGCTGGCGGATCGCCGAAGCCAGAGTCGCCTGGAGGAAGTACTGATCGAGCCGGCGAATCCGGCCACGCCGTGTCCGGAAAACGCCTTGCGCCTGGTCCGCCATTGCGCACAAGGCATCAAGGCCGCGTTGAGCCGGAATTCCTCGGTGTTTCTGATCTACGGCGCGCACCTCATCAAAAACGGCGGCCAGTTGCTGCTGAACGGGATGATGGAACGCGGCTGGCTCACGCACCTCGCGACCAACGGCGCCGGCATCATCCACGATTGGGAGTTTTCGTTTCTCGGCCGCTCGACCGAAAGCGTTCGCGACAACGTGGCGACCGGCACGTTCGGCACCTGGGATGAAACGGGCCGCTACATTCATCTGGCGCTGCTTGCCGGCGGATTGAGTGGCGAAGGATTTGGTCGCGCGCTGGGAAGATTCATTTTTGAGGATGGCACGATGCTTCCCCCGATCGAGTCCCTCGAAAAACTGCTACGGGACGAGCCATCCCATCCGTTGGCGGCGGCGCGGGCGGATCTGTTGCTGGCGATGCGGGCGCACGGGCTGCCGGCGGGCCGGCATCTGGTGCCGCATCACTTCCGCAACGCCTGCGTTCTGGCGAACGCCTTCCGGCAGCAGATTCCCTTCACCGTTCATCCGGGCATCGGCTACGACATCATCTCGAACCATCCGATGTTCAACGGCGCGGTGCTTGGCCGCGCCGCGGAGGTCGATTTCCGATTGTTCGGTGCGGCGGTCGAAAAACTCGACGGGGGCGTTGTGCTTTCCATCGGCTCCGCCATCATGGGCCCGCAAGTGTTCGAGAAAAGTCTGAGTTGTGTGAACAATCTGCGCCTGCAGACCGGGCGGCCAATTGTTCGCGATCACACGATTTACGTCGTTGATCTGCAGGACGGCGGCAACTGGGATTGGACGAAGGGGGAACCTCCGAAAGACAACCCCGCCTACTACCTCCGCTTTTGCAAAAGCTTTTCGCGGATGGGCGGCGCGATGCACTACGTCCAGTGCGATAATGTTTCGTTCCTTCACCACCTGTTCCACGAACTTGGAAATCTGTGAACCCGGACCGTTTCCAGGAAATCGCCCAAAAATACAATTCCTTGCGCATCGCCGTGATCGGCGATTTCTGCCTCGACCGTTATTTGGAGATCGACCCAGCCAGACAGGAAATCTCCATCGAGACCGGCCTGCCCGTGCATAATGTCGTCAACGTCCGCAGCCAGCCGGGCGGCGCCGGAACGATTCTAAACAATCTGGTCGCGCTCGGGATCGGCCACATTTACCCTGTCGGTTATTGCGGCGAGGATGGTGAAGGGTTTGAACTCCAACGCGCGCTGCGGGAAAAATCCGGGGTATGCGCGGATTACTTTTTTCAAACGCCCTTCAGGCGCACTTTCACCTACTGCAAACCCCTGTTGATGCATTCAGGCAAACCGCCGGAGGAACTCAATCGCCTGGACAGCAAGAACTGGACGCCGACGCCGGCCCTGGTTCAAGGGCGGATCATGGACGCAGTTCTCAAGCTGGCGGATGTGAACGCGTTCATACTGCTCGACCAGGTGGACACGCCGGAGACAGGAGTGGTCACCCGAAGAGTGCTGGAGAGTGTCGATGCCGTCAGCAAAAAGCGGCCCGAACTGTTCGCCGTCGCTGACAGCCGCCGCGGGCTGCGCGATTTTCCGGCGCTAACGTTCAAAATGAACGCCGCTGAACTGTCGGCCCTCACCGGCTCCGAACAACACCCGCCGCTCGGCGAACTCAAAACGATCGCGGCGACACTGGCCCGGAAACAAGGCCGCGGCGTGTTCGTAACCCTGTCCGAGCGCGGCATCCTCGGCGCATCGCCAGATGGCTCCGTGGAGCATGTCCCATCGCTTCCCATTCGCGGTCCAATAGACATCGTTGGCGCCGGCGACGCGGTCACAGCCAGCCTGACCGCTGCCCTTGCCGCGGGCGCCACGATGCGCGAGGCCATGGAGATTGCGATGGCGGCGGCGTCCATCGTGATTCACCAACTCGGCACCACTGGGACGGCGACCGGCAGCCAGATTCATTCACTGCTGGCAGGCGCTCCCTTTTAATCGTTCAGCATTCGCACTTCACGCTGCGGGAAAGGGATCTCAATTTTGCGTTCACGAAAACGTTCGACAATGGCCTGATACAGTTCCGCCCGCGCCGGACCGAAATCGGGAAGACTGGTCCACGGCTTGATCGCAATGTTGATGGACGAATCAGCGAGCGTTGAGATGCCCACCGCCGGAGCGGGATCCTTGAGCACGCGAGGACTCTGTTGAAGAGTCGTGTTAATGATGGACACTGCCTCGTTCAGATCCGTGCGATAGGCAACTCCCACCACGAGATCGAGTTGGCGAATCGCCCCGTAATTGTGAAGAACCTCACCAACAATCTTCCGGTTTGGGATAACGACGCGCGAACGATCGGGGTGCGTCAACGTGGTCGAAAACAATTCAATCTGTTGCACCTGGCCTTCCACGCCGATCAGCGCGATGTACTCTCCAACCCGGAACGGCTTTGTAAAAATGATCAACAACCCGGCCACGAGACTGCCCAAAACCCCTTGCATCGCCAGACCGATGCCAACCCCGGCCACGCCGATCGCCCCGAGCACGGCAGTAACCTTGAATCCCAGCGTGTCGGCTGCCATCAGCGCGGCCAGAACCAGAATCAGTACACGGGTGATCCGGGTAATAAGCATCCGGATGGGAGGTTCCAACTGCTTTCGCTCCAGTCCGCGATCGACAAATCCTCCCACCCAACCGGCAACGATGTAACCCGCGACCATCATGATGAGCGCGCCCAACAGCGCCGGGCCGTGCAACAACACAAAATCAATGATTTTATCCTTCAAGGCGCCTGCTTGCTTTGCAGTGTTTGCCAGCGGATCGGATGTCTGGGCCGCCTGTGCTGCCTGAACCGCGAGCAGGGTTAAAACAAAGGGAAACAGTCTTCGGGTTGACATCTCGGAAGGATAACAGCACGAATCATCACGGCAAATCAGAAATGCGCGACGAATTGAAACCCGCACGGCATCCGGCATACGCTCCCGTTGTGCAGAGTAAACGTCTCTTGAATACCATTGTGTTGAGGTTGGCCCTCTGCCTGGCCACACTGGCACTTGTTTCGTCCTGCGCCACAAAACAACCGGAAGTTGACTCCCGTCGTTACGAGTTTTCGGAACCGCAGATGGGCCTGCCGTTCCATATCGTCTTGTATGCGCCTGATCAAGCGATTGCCCACGCGGCAGCCGGAGCCGCCTTCGACCGCATCCGGCAACTGAATGATATTCTCAGCGATTACGACACCGACAGTGAGTTGAGCCGTCTGTCGCAAACGTCCGGATCGGGAAAAGTCGTGCAGGTCAGCGATGATCTTTGGTTCGTCCTGCAACGCGCGCAGGAACTGGCCCGCCGCTCAGACGGCACCTTCGACGTGACGGTCGGGCCCGTGGTGAGCTTGTGGCGCAAGGCGCGGCGC
Proteins encoded in this window:
- a CDS encoding SpoIIE family protein phosphatase, whose translation is MGTTQQKTRLRVLIVEDSEFDARILVNTLKQGGYQPAFTRVETGEALRAALVDEQWDIILSDYNMPAFSAPEALKIVQESGLDLPFIIISGGIGEDVAVAAMKAGANDYLMKGNLARLPPAVERELRDAGIRAARRQAEEALRESEQRYRLLWENSTDAVVLVDEESIIRFANPAIEEIFGYTSSEVSGQLFLLLLAERVRRESGEWLRRNLQSDGGRTRRQPTETTGLRKGGGEIFVEIGFTNIELQGSKYMVAFIRDITERKRAEEESRLLQSISLAVNETQDLDAALGLVLRTICDATGWALGQAWLPSSDASHLECSPAWYTTVNGSDQFRAASEELVLKRGEGLPGRVWSSKQALWVRDVGGDPNFPRVAIAGQMGIKAGVGIPVLADDEVVAVIEFFLMETREQDERQRKLISAIAAQLGGVIQRKRAEQELRENEEQFRVAREIQQRLFPKAAPNVAGLDIAGVSHAAEATGGDYFDYLPMLHDRLGVVVGDVTGHGIGPALLMAETRAYLRILARNREDTGEILTRANRILAEDIGYERFITMLLVSVDPRKRTFAFTNAGHPAGFVLGASGDIKAKLTRTGLPLGIKPDAVFPKAAESSLSPGDILLLLTDGIEEAMSPDETIFGTERILEVVRANRGKAAREIVDALYAAVRQFAQNTPQLDDVTAVVIKAA
- a CDS encoding metallophosphoesterase, with product MLFRWLAILVVTTFFASAQEAALVRVSDPWRCFKGTNAPSAQAAAWRQLDFDDSAWPAVIGSFGVGQLYDPDVLLSDMPSHYLAAYFRNRFTLSDTSSVKWLLLRIDYDDGFVAYLNGTEVARRGFAPGTTVSFDTPAAPAGRTWGEEVNLTAFTNLLVAGDNVLAIELHNSSMQDPSAALAAELVANFTRGPFVQNVSSDRAQIIWKTLVPADTKLEWGTNSALGNVVVDTNLVITHVVTLTNVSADAVYSYRASSSDGGEPVTSAVESFHTLKTSGPVRFVVLGDSGGDTIGQYQIARVIRETAPDLVLHVGDVIYPSFETNRADLRCLSVYQPHMKSTPYFFVFGNHDLYSGDSHFLETFYLPTNSATGTEHFYSFDHGDVHFCALFVPMRVQDALYPNYYLDNGTTQYRWLTNDLATTSKPWKILFFHIPVNTCGPHRFDSNGGVYDRLDLQRVLLPIARQYGVQLILNGHDHAFERFAPMSGVHVVVTGGGGFEPYLLAERDPLNAQYWSALHCTEVTVSGDTLRLEALDTNGVVFDSMTIQRALPPPQVYEAAWHSPLLESKPSDDGDGNIHGQSFDFTGAPIPTLPGSFSSLGRAFVDNDALNLYVGFEQAMICGSNNIFLFIESPRQTGVTNMTGIGNGIIDPDGQGADGLDFLQNLSFANFTPGVGCILGDEYGDYQYRFFARPNLALNIGQGVFRLDAEISDVAGARLQQFNRSPQSGAIPGEQNADFIKVAIPFAELGGLQPGDTIKIGAVVGGPDFNSDFDAQTRQLDSGFLGYSLAGVGQGPVALEGVSVRLALDPDTDHDGLTSADEILLGTDPMNPDTDGDGLLDGWEVRFALNPLSAAGIDGRDGDPDGDGLSNYQEQSLGSNPQSVDSDGDGLLDGWEFRFGLNLALAVGINGATGDPDGDGMSNAQEQSAGTDPRDAASALRLNISLPSDSAIRLSWSAVIGNRYQLEVATNLLTGFVDYPGTNFPRAAVSTNESYDESFTNPPAAARFYRIRLFP
- a CDS encoding TIM barrel protein; the encoded protein is MKTKVSRRSALAKMAGGAAAAAVTARLAQRMAAADAAAGNTLKGHINHSVCKWCYPKVNLEDLCVAGKAMGLQSIELLGPEDWPTLLKHGLTCAMASGVDGITYGFNRLEHHDDLINKFGVALPKAVNAGLKNYICFSGNRGGMSDEQGLENCVIGLKRLMPLAEKHRIVICMELLNSKVDHKDYMCDHTKWGVELVKRVGSEYFRLLYDIYHMQIMEGDVVRTIRDHHQYIAHYHTGGVPGRHEIDDTQELNYPVVMKAIVGTGFKGHVAQEFIPARPDVLASLKQGVNICDV
- a CDS encoding sugar phosphate isomerase/epimerase, with protein sequence MPARLKLGFDNYSIRALGWKAPQLIEYAASLGLDSILLSDPGVFDRRDTRYLGDLRRKADDLGLEIHAGMLSVCPGSKLFNPRGGTAEEQLRRTIQIARLVGSPVARCVLGHADDRRSDGGIETRMAETVKVLKRVRGSALDAGVKIAVENHAGDLQARELVTLIENAGHEFVGATMDSGNATWALEDPLRNLEQLGPHALTTGIRDSAVWETADGATLQWTAMGDGLVDWKRYFRRYAELCPNAPVQLETISGRPIPIPFLKDEFWAAYPNVRPREFAGFLALARAGSARRPFKVSGGRNALAAEQKFQKAELERSIRFCREVLGLGLKR
- a CDS encoding HAD family hydrolase translates to MPSTTTFRGRVEFGAHFSPRERISHVLFDFDGTLSLIREGWAEVMVAMFLEMLPRSAGETEDDVRRLMTEDIMRLNGKQTVYQMIQFAGRVKERGGQAREPLWYKNEYLRRLELRIAARIEGLRNGSLKPDHFLVFGARALLENLSRRGLSLYLASGTDEPYVHREAGLLDVARYFGQHIYGAVDDYKTFSKRRVIERILVENKISGEQLLAFGDGYVEIQNTKEAGGLAIAVASDEANNGSGNVDEWKRERLLGVGADVIIPDYRDGEALLEMIFPG
- a CDS encoding PfkB family carbohydrate kinase yields the protein MNPDRFQEIAQKYNSLRIAVIGDFCLDRYLEIDPARQEISIETGLPVHNVVNVRSQPGGAGTILNNLVALGIGHIYPVGYCGEDGEGFELQRALREKSGVCADYFFQTPFRRTFTYCKPLLMHSGKPPEELNRLDSKNWTPTPALVQGRIMDAVLKLADVNAFILLDQVDTPETGVVTRRVLESVDAVSKKRPELFAVADSRRGLRDFPALTFKMNAAELSALTGSEQHPPLGELKTIAATLARKQGRGVFVTLSERGILGASPDGSVEHVPSLPIRGPIDIVGAGDAVTASLTAALAAGATMREAMEIAMAAASIVIHQLGTTGTATGSQIHSLLAGAPF
- a CDS encoding mechanosensitive ion channel domain-containing protein: MSTRRLFPFVLTLLAVQAAQAAQTSDPLANTAKQAGALKDKIIDFVLLHGPALLGALIMMVAGYIVAGWVGGFVDRGLERKQLEPPIRMLITRITRVLILVLAALMAADTLGFKVTAVLGAIGVAGVGIGLAMQGVLGSLVAGLLIIFTKPFRVGEYIALIGVEGQVQQIELFSTTLTHPDRSRVVIPNRKIVGEVLHNYGAIRQLDLVVGVAYRTDLNEAVSIINTTLQQSPRVLKDPAPAVGISTLADSSINIAIKPWTSLPDFGPARAELYQAIVERFRERKIEIPFPQREVRMLND